The Pseudomonas asiatica genome has a segment encoding these proteins:
- the lptF gene encoding LPS export ABC transporter permease LptF — MIVFRYLSREVLVTLSAVSAVLLVIIMSGRFIKYLAQAAQGVLDPSVLFLIMGFRLPGFLQLILPLGLFLGILLAYGRLYLESEMTVLSATGMSQQRLLGLTMAPAALVALLVAWLSLSLAPLGVAQVQQIISQQDALTEFDTLVPGRFQTLRDGSRVTYTEELSDDRINLAGVFISEKRFNQDKTKDRAPSVLVAEKGHQEIQADGNRYLVLENGYRYDGNPGQADYRAIKYDTYGVLLPKPEVAEEVTDREAIPTSELIGKKGLRERAELQWRLSLPILVFIVTMLAVPLSRVNPRQGRFLKLLPAILLYMAYLTMLISVRGALEKGKLPIALGMWWVHGLFLLIGLGLMYWEPLRLKRAARRAEVAHG; from the coding sequence TTGATCGTCTTTCGTTATCTGTCCCGCGAGGTCCTGGTGACCTTGAGCGCCGTCAGCGCTGTGCTGCTGGTGATCATCATGAGTGGGCGCTTCATCAAGTACCTGGCCCAGGCTGCCCAGGGTGTGCTCGACCCGAGCGTGCTGTTCCTGATCATGGGCTTCCGTCTGCCGGGCTTCCTGCAGCTGATCCTGCCTCTGGGGCTGTTCCTCGGCATTCTCCTGGCGTACGGGCGCCTGTACCTGGAAAGCGAGATGACCGTGCTGTCGGCCACCGGCATGAGCCAGCAGCGCCTGCTGGGCCTGACCATGGCACCGGCCGCCCTGGTCGCCCTGCTGGTGGCCTGGCTTAGCCTGAGCCTGGCGCCGCTGGGTGTTGCCCAGGTGCAGCAGATCATCAGCCAGCAGGATGCCCTGACCGAGTTCGACACCCTGGTGCCGGGCCGCTTCCAGACCCTGCGCGACGGCTCGCGGGTGACCTACACCGAAGAGCTGTCGGACGACCGCATCAACCTGGCCGGGGTGTTCATTTCCGAGAAGCGCTTCAACCAGGACAAGACCAAGGACCGCGCCCCGTCGGTGCTGGTTGCCGAAAAAGGCCACCAGGAAATCCAGGCCGACGGCAACCGCTATCTGGTGCTGGAAAACGGTTACCGTTACGACGGCAACCCGGGCCAGGCCGATTACCGTGCAATCAAGTACGACACCTACGGCGTGCTGCTGCCCAAGCCGGAAGTCGCCGAGGAAGTGACCGATCGCGAAGCCATCCCCACTTCCGAGCTGATCGGCAAGAAAGGCCTGCGTGAGCGCGCCGAGCTGCAATGGCGGCTGTCGCTGCCGATCCTGGTGTTCATCGTCACCATGCTGGCGGTGCCGCTGTCCCGGGTCAACCCGCGCCAGGGCCGCTTCCTCAAGCTGCTGCCGGCAATTCTTCTGTACATGGCCTACCTGACAATGCTGATTTCCGTACGTGGCGCCCTCGAGAAGGGCAAATTGCCGATCGCCCTGGGCATGTGGTGGGTCCACGGCCTGTTCCTGCTGATCGGCCTGGGCCTGATGTACTGGGAGCCGCTGCGTCTCAAGCGCGCCGCCCGTCGTGCGGAGGTGGCCCATGGGTAA